The Anaeromyxobacter sp. sequence CGTCGACCCGACGGCGCGCAGGGCGTCGAAGAGCTCGATGCCGCTCATGCCCTCCATGCGGATGTCGAGCACCAGGCAGCCCGGCGCCGCCGGGTCGTGCCCCGCCAGGAAGGCCTCGGCCGAGGCCCAGGTCCGGCTGGCCAGGCCGCGCGTCCCCAGCAGCCAGGCCAGGGCGTCGCGGATGGCGCCGTCGTCGTCCACCACGTGGACCACCGCCGGGCCAGGCCCCTCGGCGCTCACGCCGGCTCCACCGGGAGCGAGAAGGCCACCACCGCGCCGCCGGCCGGGTTGGCCTCGGCCCACACCCGGCCGCCGTGGGTCTCCATGATGGAGCGGCAGATGTGCAGCCCCATGCCCATGCCGCCGGCCTTGGTGGTGAAGAAGGGCTGGAACATCTGGTCGCGCACCTGCGGGGTCAGGCCGCAGCCGCGGTCGGCCACCACCACCGTGACCGACGCCTCGGCGCGCGCCACCGTCACCTCCAGGCGCCGCTCGGCCGGCGGCGTGGCGGCCATGGCGTCCATGCCGTTGCGCAGCAGGTTGAGCAGCACCTGCTGCAGCAGCACCGGGTCGGCCTGCAGCACCGGGTCGTCGTCGGCCAGGCGCACGGCGATGCGCACCTGGCGGGTGCGGGCCTCGGCCTCGGCGAAGCCCAGGGCCTCCTCCACGGTGGAGTTGATGCGCACCGCGGTGCGGGTCGGCTCGCGCTGGCGCACGAACTCGTGGACCCGCCGGATGATCTGGCCGGCCCGCTGCGCCTGCTGGGCGGTCTTCCGGAGCGCCTCCTCGACGCCGGCGCTGGCCGGGCCGCCGGCCCGCAGCAGGTTGAGGCTGCCGGCGGTGTAGCCGGCGATGGCCGCCAGCGGCTGGTTGAGCTCGTGGGCCAGCGCCGAGGCCATCTCGCCCATGGTGATGAGGCGGGCGGTGGCCGCCAGCTTCTCCTCCTGCTGGCGGGTCCGCTCACGGGCCTGCTTGCGCTCGGTGATGTCCAGCACCGAGCCCATCCAGCCGGTCTGGCGGCCGTCGGCGTCGATGAGCGGGGCCTCGTAGAGCAGGGCGTCGAAGCGCTCGCCGTCGCGCCGCATCAGCCTGAGCTCGATGCCGGTGGGCGAGGCCCCGCCGGCGCGGGCGGCCTCCAGGGCCTCCACGATGCGGGCCTGCTCCTCGGGGGGCCAGTAGGGGCGCGTGGCGCCGCCCTCGCCGATGAGCTCGCCGGCCTGGTAGCCCACCATGCGGCAGAAGGCCGGGTTCACGTAGACCACCCGGCCGGTCAGGTCCACCGCCCGCATGCCGGTGTGCAGCGAGTCCTCCATGGCCTTGCGGAAGCCGTGCTCGGCGCGCAGCGCCTGCTCGGTGGCCAGGCGGCGCTGGATGTGGCGGCGCAGCGCCCACAGGTTCCACAGCATGGCCCCGGCCAGCCCGACCAGCGCCGCGGTGATGAGGCTGGGCAGCACCTGGGTCTCGGTGGGGTAGGAGGCCAGGTGCAGCACCAGCCCCTGGCCGGGCGGCTCCAGCGGCACCTGGTGGGTCCGCTCCTCCGGGCCGCCGGCCTCCACGTTCGACTTGGCCGCCACGATGGCGCCGCTGGCGTCGCGGACCGTGACCCGGTGCTTCTCGGCCAGCCACCAGGGGACCAGCCCGGCCAGGATGCCGTCGATGGCGTGCACCCCCACCACCGCGCCGGCGCGGACGCCGCCGCGCGAGCGGGGCACGTAGACCTCGAAGCGGTGCAGGTCGCCGGCGTCGAAGGGCGGGCCCCAGGCCGCCTTGCCGGTGCCCAGGGCGAGCCGGTAGGCGGTCTCGCGGGCGTCGCGCTCGGCCCCCTCGAAGACCCAGGGGCGCCCGACCTCGACGGACTGGGGCGCCCCCGCCACCACCCGCCCCTGCTCGTCCAGCACCACCACCTGGGTGAGCCCCGGCGTGGACGGCAGGAGGTGCGAGACCAGCAGGTCCAGGGCCGCCTGGTCGAGCGCGCGGCCGCCCAGCCCCCGGTCGAGCGCCTGCAGCTGCTCCACCTCCCGGTCCAGGCTGAAGCGGATGGACTGCTCGACCCAGAGGATGTCCCGGATGAGCGCGTCGCGGGCCTCCTCGGCCTCCTGCCGGTGCTTCACCCAGAGCAGGCCGAGGAAGGCCACGACGAAGAGGGCGATGGAGACGCGCGGCGCGTACCAGAGCCAGTGGGGCCGGGCGCGCTCGGGCAGGTCGCCCTGGGGGGAGGTGGAGAGGGGGCGCATCGGAGGAGGCCGGACGGCGAGGCGCCATCCTGCCGCCCGGGGAGGGAGGGCGCAACCCGACCGCGACCCCGACCCCGACCCCGACCCCGACCCCGACCGCGACCGACCCCGACCCCGACCCCGACCCCGACCGACCGCGACCGCGACCCCGACCGCGACCGCGACCGCGACACCGCCCTTGCCGTACACTCCGGCCCCGCATGGCCCACCCGGCACGCCCCCTGCTCGCCGCCCTCGCCCTCGCCGCGCTCCCCGCCCCCGGCGCGGCCGCGCCGCCCATCGTCATCCGCTTCAGCCACGTGGTGGCGGTGGACACGCCCAAGGGCCAGGCGGCCGAGCTCTTCGCCCGGCGCGCCGCCGAGCTCACCCGGGGTCGGGTCCAGGTGCGGGTCTTCCCCAACGGCACGCTCTACAAGGACCAGGAGGAGATCCAGGCCCTGCAGCTGGGCGCCGTCGAGCTGCTGGCCCCCTCCCTCTCCAAGTTCGGCCCCATCGGCGTGCGCGAGTTCGAGGTCTTCGACCTGCCGTTCCTGTTCGAGGACGAGGCGGCGCTGCGCAAGGTGACCGGCGGGGCGGTGGGGCAGATGCTGCTCAGGCGGCTCCAGCCGAAGGGGCTGCTGGGGCTGGGCTTCTGGGACTCGGGCTTCAAGTCCTTCTCCGCCAACCGTCCGCTGCACCGGCCCGAGGACTTCCGCGGGCTGCGCATCCGCATCCAGGCCTCCGGCGTCCTCGACGCCCAGATGCGGGCCCTGGGGGCGCTGCCCCAGGTGCTCCCCTTCCCCGAGGTCTACCGGGCGCTGGAGGCCGGCGTGGTGGACGGGGCCGAGAACCCCATCGCCAACTTCTGGACGCAGGGCATGTACCGGGTGCAGAAGCACCTCTCCCTGACGCGCCACGGCTACCTGGGCTACGCGGTCATCACCAACCGGCGCTTCTGGGACGCCCTGCCGGCCGACCTCAGGCGGGCGCTGGAGCAGGCGCTGGACGAGGCCACCGAGCACGCCAACCGGCTGGCCCACCAGCGGGACGAGGAGGACCTGGAGCGGGTCCGGCGGACCGGCACCACGGTCGTCTTCGTGCCCAGCGGCGCCGAGCGGCAGGCCTTCGTGCGGGCCCTCCTGCCGGTCCACCAGGCCATGGAGCAGCGGCTGGGGCCGGACCTGATCCGGGCCATCTACCAGGCCACCGGCACCAGCCCGCCCGCACCCTGATGGGCCCTCGCCCCGTCCGGGGCACCCATTGCGGATCTCCACAATGGAAGTGATTGCGCGGGCGGGTGCAGACTGCACCGCCTCGAACCCCCCGTGCCCGGAGGTCCCCACATGTCGAAGCTCGCGTCCCGCATCCTGGCCCTGGCCGGCGCCGTCGCGCTGGCCCTGCCCGCCGCCGTCGCCGCCGCTCCCGTCAAGATCGGCTTCATCAACACCATCACCGGCCCGCAGGCGCCCATCGGCGAGAACCTGACCAACGGCATGGAGCTGGCGGTCGAGGACCTGAAGAAGAAGGGCGCCGACGTCCAGGTCATCAAGCAGGACGACACCGGCAAGCCCGACAAGGCCATCAGCGCCATCGAGCAGCTGGCCACCGGCGACGAGGTCTCGGTGGTGGTCGGCCCGTACACCTCGGCCTGCGCCGCCGCCGTCGCCAAGCAGTCCGAGCAGTACGCCATCCCCCAGGTGATCCCGGCCGCCTCCAAGGAGGACATCACCCGCCAGGGCTACAAGTGGGTCTTCCGCCTCAACGCGCCGGGCCACGTCTACGCCCAGTCGCTCATCGACGCCGCCCTCTCCTTCGGCAAGCCCAAGACGGTGGCCTTCATCTACGAGTCCACCGACTTCGGCTCCTCGCTCTCCAAGGTCGGCAAGGAGTACGCCGCCAAGAAGGGGCTCACCGTGGTGGCCGACGAGGGGTACCAGGCCGGCTCGCCCGACTACCGCTCCACCCTCACCAAGGTGAAGGCCGCCAACCCGGACCTGGTCTTCATGGTCTCCTACGTGGCCGACGCCATCCTGCTCATGCGGCAGTCGCGCGAGGTCGGCCTCAAGCCGCAGGCCTTCCTGGGCGGCGGCGCCGGCTTCGACACGGCCCAGTTCGAGAAGGAGGCGGAGATCTCCACCAACGTCTTCTCGGTGACGCAGTGGACCCCCGACTCCAGCAAGGCCTCCGAGGAGTTCGCCAAGCGCTACGAGGCCAAGTTCGGCAAGCGGCCCACCTACCACGCGGCCTGCGCCTACACCGCCATGATGGTGGCGGGCGAGGCGGCCGTGAAGGCCGGCGGCGACCGGGTCAAGACCCGCGACGCGCTGCAGGGCGGCACCTGGAGCAACATCATGGGCACCGTCGACTTCCAGGACTTCGACGGCTTCAACAACCAGAACAAGGTCGTCATGCCGGTCACCCAGTACCAGGGCGGCAAGTCGCTGACGGTCTACCCGGCCAACCTGTCCAAGGGGAACAAGGCCGTCTACCCGTTCCCGGGCTGGAAGTAGCCGGCACCCCGCGCGGCGGAGGGGCGGCCGGCCACGGCCCCTCCCCGCCCGGCCCGGCCCCGCAGGCCGTCCGCTCCATCGGCGAGAGGTGACCTTCGATGCTGCTCCTGCAATCGATCCTGTCGGGTGTCCTGGTGGGCGGCGTCTACGCGCTCATCGGCGTCGGCCTCACCATGATCTTCGGCGTCATGCGCGTCATCAACTTCGCGCACGGCGACCTGCTCATGATGGGCATGTACCTGACCTGGCTGATCTTCACGGCCTTCGGCATCGACCCCTACCTCTCGCTGGTCATCAGCGCGCCCATCCTCTTCCTGTGGGGCGCCTTCCTGCAGAAGGTCTTCATCAACCGGGTGCTGGGGGCCCTGCCGCAGAACCAGATCCTCCTCACCATCGGGCTGGGGCTCATCATGAGCAACGCCATGATGCTGATCTTCACCTCCGACTACCGCATCCTCACCACCAGCTACTCCTCCTCCTCGGTGAAGCTCTTCGAGACCGCCCCCACGGTGGACGCCATGGGCGTGGTCACGGCGGCCGCGGACACCTCCAGCCTCTCCATCTCGCTGCCGCTGCTCTACTCGTTCCTGGTGACGGCCGGCATCACCGCCGCCCTCTTCTGGTTCCTGGCCAAGACCGACACCGGGCAGGCCATCCGCGCCACCGCCCAGGACCGTGACGCCGCCCAGCTCATGGGCATCAACGTGAAGCGCATGTCGGTGCTGGCCTTCGGCCTCGGCACCGCCCTGGCCGGCATCGCCGGCGCGCTGCTGGCGCCCACCTACTACATCTTCCCGCAGGTGGGCGGCCCCTTCACCCTCAAGGCCTTCGTGGTGGTGGTGCTGGGCGGCATGGGCAGCATCGTGGGCGCCACCCTGGGCGGCGTCCTGATCGGCGTGACCGAGTCGGTGTCGGCGGTCTACGTGGCCAGCGGCCTCAAGGAGCTGGTGGTCTACGTCCTCTTCCTGCTCATCCTCCTCTTCCGACCGGCCGGCCTGCTCGGCAAGTCGAAGACCTGATGGGAGCCGCCATGTCCCTGCTCCGCTCGCTGCGCCCGCCTCGCGGGTTCTCCATGCCGGCCTTCCTGACCTACCTGGCGGTCATCATCCTGGTGGCGCTGGTGCCGCAGGTGACCCGCAAGCCGCTCATCCTGCACATGTGGATCATGGTCTTCCTGGCCATCTCGCAGGGGGCCGCCTGGAACGTCATCGGCGGCTACACCGGCCAGTACTCGGTGGGCCACGCCGCCTACTTCGGCATCGGCGCCTACACCACCATGATGCTGCTGGAGCTGCACCAGATCGCCCCCTGGTACGGCATCGGCCTGGCCATCATCAACGCCGTGCTGCTGGCGGCGGTCATCGGCAGCATCACCTTCCGCCTGCGCGGCCCGTACTTCGTGCTGGCCTCCATCGCGGTGGCCGAGATCATGCGGCTGGCCGCCCTGCACTTCAAGGACTTCACCCGCGGCGCCGAGGGCATCCTGCTCAACGGCATCCCGCCGCTGGAGACGCCCTTCTTCACCATCAACTTCGTGGGGAAGCAGCCCTTCTTCTACGCCTCGCTGGCGCTGGCGGTGATCGTCATCAGCGTCAACTGGTTCGTGCAGCACACCAAGCTGGGCTACTACTTCCAGGCCATCCGCGAGGATCAGGACGCCGCCCACAGCCTGGGCATCAACCTGACCCTGCACAAGAACCTGGCCCTGGGCATCTCGGCGGCCTTCACCGCCTGGGCCGGCGGCCTCTTCGCCCTCTACGTGCGCTTCATCGACCCCACCATCGTGCTGGGCATCGACGTCTCGGTGCAGATGGTGCTGATCTGCATCATCGGCGGCATCGGCACCATCCTCGGGCCGGTGGTGGGCTCGATCGTGCTGGTGCTGCTCTCCGAGACCCTGCGCAACCCCAAGTGGCTGGTGCAGGCCGGCCTGGCGGCCTCCGACTCCACCACCATCGCCTTCATCGAGGCGCGGCTCTCCAACGCCCACGTGCTCTTCTACGGCGTGCTGGTGGTGGTGGTGATCCTCTTCGCGCCGGACGGCCTGCTCGGCCTGCTGCGCAACGCCATGGCCCGCCTCAAGCGGCGCGGCGCGCCGCCCGACGCCGCGCCCGCGCCGAAGGCCGCGTCCTAGGGAGCCGCCATGTCAGCCATCCTCGAGATCAGCCACGTCTCCAAGTTCTTCGGCGGCCTGGCCGCCAACTCGGACGTCTCCTTCGACGTCCAGCTCGGCACCATCATGGGGCTCATCGGCCCCAACGGCGCCGGGAAGACCACCCTCTTCAACTGCATCACCGGCTACTACCCACCCTCCAAGGGCGAGGTGCGGTTCAAGGGCGTGGTCATGAACGGCCTGCAGCCCGACGAGGTGTGCCGCCTGGGCATGGCCCGCACCTGGCAGAAGGTGCGCCCGCTGGCCAAGCTGTCGGTGCTCGACAACGTCATGGTGGGCGCCCTGTGCCGCACCCACTCCCTCAAGGTGGCGCGCGAGGTGGCCCACGAGCAGCTCAAGGTGGTCCGGCTCGACCACAAGTCGGGCTTCCTGGCCGGCGGCCTGCCCATCGGCGAGCGCAAGAAGCTGGAGGTGGCGCGGGTGCTGGCCACCAAGCCGGAGCTGCTGCTGCTCGACGAGGTCATGGGCGGCCTCAACCCGGCCGAGTCGGAGGAGATCATCCTGCTCATCCTGGAGCTCAAGAAGCTCGGGCTGACCCAGGTGGTCATCGAGCACGACATGAAGGCCATCATGCGGCTGTCGGACCGGATCGTGGTGCTCAACTCGGGCGAGAAGCTGGCCGAGGGCGGACCGCGCGAGGTGGCGGAGAACAAGGACGTCGTCACCGCCTACCTGGGGGAGGCCGTCGATGCTTGAGATCAAGGAGCTGGGGTTCGCCTACGGCGACCTCAAGGTGCTGTGGGGCGTCGACCTCGCGGTGAAGCAGGGCGAGATCGTCACCGTGGTGGGCGCCAACGGCGCCGGCAAGTCGACCATCCTGCGCAACTGCTCCCGCCTGGTGAAGCCCGGCTCCGGCTCCCTCACCTTCCAGGGCGAGGACCTGTCGAAGCTGCAGTCGCACGAGGTGGTGGAGCGCGGCCTGGTGCAGGTGCCGGAGGCCCGCCGCATCTTCCCGGAGATGACGGTGGTGGAGAACCTGCGCATGGGCAGCTACCTGCCCGCCACGCGCAAGGACCGCGCCAAGAACATGGAGCGGGTCTTCGGCCTGTTCCCGCGCCTGGCGGAGCGCAAGAAGCAGCTGGGCGGCACCATGTCCGGCGGCGAGCAGCAGATGCTGGCCATCGGGCGCGGCCTGATGACCAACCCCAAGCTGCTGCTGCTGGACGAGCCCAGCCTGGGGCTCTCACCCCTCTTCGTGAAGAACATCTTCGAGATCATCAAGCAGATCAACGCGCAGGGGACCACCATCCTGCTGGTGGAGCAGAACGTCTTCCAGTCCCTGCGCATCAGCCACCGGGCGTACGTGCTCGAGACCGGCCGGGTGGTGCTGACCGGCACCGGCGCCGAGCTGCTCGACAACGCCCACGTCAAGAAGGCCTTCCTGGGGATCTAGCCATGAGCGAGAAGAAGCTGACCGTCGGCGACTGGATGACGAAGAACCCCATCACCATCCAGGAGGACGCCTCCATCATCGAGGCCATCCACCTGCTGAAGGAGCGGAACATCCGGCGCCTGCCGGTCATGAAGGGCTCGGCCATCGCCGGCCTGGTCACCGAGAAGATGCTGTTCGGCTACGTGCCGACCAAGGTCACCTCGATGGACCAGTGGGAGGTGCACTTCCTGCTCGCCAAGACCCCGGTCAAGGCGGCCATGAACCCCAAGCCGTACACGGTGAGCCCCTCCACCCCCATCGCCGAGGCGGCCAAGCTGCTGCACGACCGCAAGCTGAACGGCGTGATCGTGGTGGACGGCGGCGGCGCGCTGGTGGGGCTCATCACCACCACCAACGCCCTCGAGGCGCTCATCTACTTCGCCGAGGTGGCCGGGCGGTAGCTGACCTGGGCCGCGCGCGGCCGGGCCGGGCCAGCGGCGCGGCCGGACCAGCCCCGGCTCAGGCCATCAGCAGCATCCGGCCGGCCGCGTAGAGGCCGACCGCGATGGCCACGCCGCGCATGGCGGCCGGCGGCATGCGCTGGGCCAGGTGCGCCCCGCCCCAGCCGCCCAGGGTGGACCCGACCGCCAGCAGCAGCGCCAGGCGCAGGTCGGCGGCCCCCATGGCCAGGAACAGCAGCGCGGCGGCGCCGTTGGCCAGGAACGAGAGCAGCACCTTGAGGGCGTTGGCGTGCTGGCCGCTGGACGGCAGCAGCACGCTCATGGCCGCCAGCATGAGGATACCCATGCCCGCGCCGAAGTAGCCGCCGTAGATGGAGATGAGCAGCTGCACCACCCAGAGCGCGGCCGGGTGGTCGGCCCCTGGCACCTTGGCCAGCCAGCGCTTCAGCGGCCCCTGCACCGCCAGCAGCACGCAGGCGAAGACGATCAGCCACGGCACCACGGCCGCGAAGACCTTCTCCGGCAGGGCCAGCACCAGGGCCGAGCCCAGGAGACCGCCGATGGCCGACGGCACGGCCAGCGAGATGGCCCGGGCCCGCTCCTCCCGGAGGTGCTTGCGGTAGGCGAAGGCCCCGGAGAGCTGGCCGGCCCACAGGGCCAGGGTGTTGGTGGCGTTGGCGGTCACCGCGGCCGCCGGCCCCGCCGGCAGCACCGACAGCAGGGCCGGGAAGGTGAGGAGCGTGCCCCCACCCGCGATGGCGTTGATGACGCCGGCGCCGACCGACGCGGCGGTCAGGAACGCGGCCTGGGAGAGGGTCATGCGGCGTTCCTACCGCGTTCGCGCCCCGGACGCAGCAGCCCAGGTGACGAATGGTGCGGGAGCCGAGCCGAGCGGCGGGAGCGGCGAGGCGAGCGGCGAGGCGCACGCGAACCCGACCCCGGGCGGCCCCCTCACCCCGGCCCCCTCACCCCGGCCCTCTCCCCCACGCTGTGGGGGAGAGGGGGAGCAGACCAACCCGACCGCGACCGCGACCCCGACCCCGACAGGAGCTCGTTCCAGTTCCACGGTGGCGGGCCGGTGCGGTCGCCGTTAGGAGGCTCGCATGACCCCCAGCGCCGCCGCCCTCACCCTCGCCCTGGCCCTCGCCCCCCTCACCTCCCTCGCCGCCGAGCTGGGCCAGCCCGCCCCGGACTTCACCCTCCCCGACCTCGACGGTCGGCCGGTGCGGCTCGCCGACCTGAAGGGCAAGGTGGTGGTCCTGGAGTGGTTCAACCCCGGCTGCCCCTACGTGGTGGCCGCCCACACCAAGGGCTCGCTGGTGGACGCGGCCGCCCGCGCGGCCACGCAGGGCGTGGTCTGGCTGGCCGTCAACTCCGGCGCGCCCGGCAAGCAGGGCGCCGGGGCGGAGGTCAACCGGGCCGCCAAGGCGGCCTGGAAGCTCCCCCACCCGGTGCTCCTCGACGAGTCCGGCGAGGTGGGCCGCGCCTACGGCGCCACCAACACGCCGCACCTGTTCGTGATCGACGCGGCCGGCCGGCTGGCCTACCGCGGCGCGGTGGACAACTCGCCCGACGGCGAGCGCGGCGCGCCGGAGGGCGGCGCGCTGGTGGAGTACGCGGCGGCGGCGGTGGACGACCTCCGGTCCGGCCGCCCGGTCCGGGTTCCGACGACCAAGGCCTACGGCTGCGGCGTCAAGTACGCCCGGTGAAGCGTCACCCCTCCACCGGGCGCTGGCCCCCTGCCTGCCTGGCCGCCGCCCTCGCGGCGGGCTGGTTCGCCAGCCCCGCCGGCGCCGCGGAGCCCGGTCCCGCAGCCGCTTCCCACCCGGCTCGCGCCGAGGCCGAGGCCTGGACGGTGGCGCTCGAGCTGCCGGCCTCCCTGCTGGCCGGGGTTCCCACGGTCGCCCGCGTCCACCTGGTGGCCCGGGCCGGCCACCACGTCAACCTGGAGTACCCGGCCTCCTTCCGCCCGGACGGCGGCGCCACCGTGGCCTTCGCGGCCGAGCGGGTGGCGCTGGCCGCAGAGACCCGGCGCCCCTGCCCCGGCCGGCCCGCCGAGACCTGCCAGGTGGCGCTGGCGCTGCCGTTCACCCCGGGCGCTCCGCCGGCGCGGCTCTCGGGCACGGTGGCCTTCAGCGTCTGCACGGCCGAGCGGTGCCTCATCGAGCGGGTGCCGCTCGGCGCCGAGGCGCCCAGGCTGGCGCCCTCACCGGGCGGGCGCTGAGGGTCCGCCGGCCGTCGCGCGCGGCCGGCGACCGACCGGGGCCTGGCTGCGGACGGGCCCGGCCCGCTCGCCCCACCCGGCCGGTTGCCCTGCGCCGCCGCCTGGCGCACGCTCCGGGGGAGGAGGC is a genomic window containing:
- a CDS encoding ABC transporter ATP-binding protein, with translation MSAILEISHVSKFFGGLAANSDVSFDVQLGTIMGLIGPNGAGKTTLFNCITGYYPPSKGEVRFKGVVMNGLQPDEVCRLGMARTWQKVRPLAKLSVLDNVMVGALCRTHSLKVAREVAHEQLKVVRLDHKSGFLAGGLPIGERKKLEVARVLATKPELLLLDEVMGGLNPAESEEIILLILELKKLGLTQVVIEHDMKAIMRLSDRIVVLNSGEKLAEGGPREVAENKDVVTAYLGEAVDA
- a CDS encoding ABC transporter ATP-binding protein, whose amino-acid sequence is MLEIKELGFAYGDLKVLWGVDLAVKQGEIVTVVGANGAGKSTILRNCSRLVKPGSGSLTFQGEDLSKLQSHEVVERGLVQVPEARRIFPEMTVVENLRMGSYLPATRKDRAKNMERVFGLFPRLAERKKQLGGTMSGGEQQMLAIGRGLMTNPKLLLLDEPSLGLSPLFVKNIFEIIKQINAQGTTILLVEQNVFQSLRISHRAYVLETGRVVLTGTGAELLDNAHVKKAFLGI
- a CDS encoding TRAP transporter substrate-binding protein; its protein translation is MAHPARPLLAALALAALPAPGAAAPPIVIRFSHVVAVDTPKGQAAELFARRAAELTRGRVQVRVFPNGTLYKDQEEIQALQLGAVELLAPSLSKFGPIGVREFEVFDLPFLFEDEAALRKVTGGAVGQMLLRRLQPKGLLGLGFWDSGFKSFSANRPLHRPEDFRGLRIRIQASGVLDAQMRALGALPQVLPFPEVYRALEAGVVDGAENPIANFWTQGMYRVQKHLSLTRHGYLGYAVITNRRFWDALPADLRRALEQALDEATEHANRLAHQRDEEDLERVRRTGTTVVFVPSGAERQAFVRALLPVHQAMEQRLGPDLIRAIYQATGTSPPAP
- a CDS encoding CBS domain-containing protein, translated to MSEKKLTVGDWMTKNPITIQEDASIIEAIHLLKERNIRRLPVMKGSAIAGLVTEKMLFGYVPTKVTSMDQWEVHFLLAKTPVKAAMNPKPYTVSPSTPIAEAAKLLHDRKLNGVIVVDGGGALVGLITTTNALEALIYFAEVAGR
- a CDS encoding PAS domain S-box protein — encoded protein: MRPLSTSPQGDLPERARPHWLWYAPRVSIALFVVAFLGLLWVKHRQEAEEARDALIRDILWVEQSIRFSLDREVEQLQALDRGLGGRALDQAALDLLVSHLLPSTPGLTQVVVLDEQGRVVAGAPQSVEVGRPWVFEGAERDARETAYRLALGTGKAAWGPPFDAGDLHRFEVYVPRSRGGVRAGAVVGVHAIDGILAGLVPWWLAEKHRVTVRDASGAIVAAKSNVEAGGPEERTHQVPLEPPGQGLVLHLASYPTETQVLPSLITAALVGLAGAMLWNLWALRRHIQRRLATEQALRAEHGFRKAMEDSLHTGMRAVDLTGRVVYVNPAFCRMVGYQAGELIGEGGATRPYWPPEEQARIVEALEAARAGGASPTGIELRLMRRDGERFDALLYEAPLIDADGRQTGWMGSVLDITERKQARERTRQQEEKLAATARLITMGEMASALAHELNQPLAAIAGYTAGSLNLLRAGGPASAGVEEALRKTAQQAQRAGQIIRRVHEFVRQREPTRTAVRINSTVEEALGFAEAEARTRQVRIAVRLADDDPVLQADPVLLQQVLLNLLRNGMDAMAATPPAERRLEVTVARAEASVTVVVADRGCGLTPQVRDQMFQPFFTTKAGGMGMGLHICRSIMETHGGRVWAEANPAGGAVVAFSLPVEPA
- a CDS encoding branched-chain amino acid ABC transporter permease, with translation MSLLRSLRPPRGFSMPAFLTYLAVIILVALVPQVTRKPLILHMWIMVFLAISQGAAWNVIGGYTGQYSVGHAAYFGIGAYTTMMLLELHQIAPWYGIGLAIINAVLLAAVIGSITFRLRGPYFVLASIAVAEIMRLAALHFKDFTRGAEGILLNGIPPLETPFFTINFVGKQPFFYASLALAVIVISVNWFVQHTKLGYYFQAIREDQDAAHSLGINLTLHKNLALGISAAFTAWAGGLFALYVRFIDPTIVLGIDVSVQMVLICIIGGIGTILGPVVGSIVLVLLSETLRNPKWLVQAGLAASDSTTIAFIEARLSNAHVLFYGVLVVVVILFAPDGLLGLLRNAMARLKRRGAPPDAAPAPKAAS
- a CDS encoding sulfite exporter TauE/SafE family protein — protein: MTLSQAAFLTAASVGAGVINAIAGGGTLLTFPALLSVLPAGPAAAVTANATNTLALWAGQLSGAFAYRKHLREERARAISLAVPSAIGGLLGSALVLALPEKVFAAVVPWLIVFACVLLAVQGPLKRWLAKVPGADHPAALWVVQLLISIYGGYFGAGMGILMLAAMSVLLPSSGQHANALKVLLSFLANGAAALLFLAMGAADLRLALLLAVGSTLGGWGGAHLAQRMPPAAMRGVAIAVGLYAAGRMLLMA
- a CDS encoding branched-chain amino acid ABC transporter permease, encoding MLLLQSILSGVLVGGVYALIGVGLTMIFGVMRVINFAHGDLLMMGMYLTWLIFTAFGIDPYLSLVISAPILFLWGAFLQKVFINRVLGALPQNQILLTIGLGLIMSNAMMLIFTSDYRILTTSYSSSSVKLFETAPTVDAMGVVTAAADTSSLSISLPLLYSFLVTAGITAALFWFLAKTDTGQAIRATAQDRDAAQLMGINVKRMSVLAFGLGTALAGIAGALLAPTYYIFPQVGGPFTLKAFVVVVLGGMGSIVGATLGGVLIGVTESVSAVYVASGLKELVVYVLFLLILLFRPAGLLGKSKT
- a CDS encoding thioredoxin family protein, translated to MTPSAAALTLALALAPLTSLAAELGQPAPDFTLPDLDGRPVRLADLKGKVVVLEWFNPGCPYVVAAHTKGSLVDAAARAATQGVVWLAVNSGAPGKQGAGAEVNRAAKAAWKLPHPVLLDESGEVGRAYGATNTPHLFVIDAAGRLAYRGAVDNSPDGERGAPEGGALVEYAAAAVDDLRSGRPVRVPTTKAYGCGVKYAR
- a CDS encoding ABC transporter substrate-binding protein, with amino-acid sequence MSKLASRILALAGAVALALPAAVAAAPVKIGFINTITGPQAPIGENLTNGMELAVEDLKKKGADVQVIKQDDTGKPDKAISAIEQLATGDEVSVVVGPYTSACAAAVAKQSEQYAIPQVIPAASKEDITRQGYKWVFRLNAPGHVYAQSLIDAALSFGKPKTVAFIYESTDFGSSLSKVGKEYAAKKGLTVVADEGYQAGSPDYRSTLTKVKAANPDLVFMVSYVADAILLMRQSREVGLKPQAFLGGGAGFDTAQFEKEAEISTNVFSVTQWTPDSSKASEEFAKRYEAKFGKRPTYHAACAYTAMMVAGEAAVKAGGDRVKTRDALQGGTWSNIMGTVDFQDFDGFNNQNKVVMPVTQYQGGKSLTVYPANLSKGNKAVYPFPGWK